In one Nicotiana sylvestris chromosome 8, ASM39365v2, whole genome shotgun sequence genomic region, the following are encoded:
- the LOC104230843 gene encoding tryptophan synthase beta chain 1-like: MACNIEVIFGQAKFATSGEPRLSYSRKWSGKFAIFSVATGPSQVTELQGKLAYHEKKRAIFSNEKFGIFGGKFVPETLISSLTKLDYEFNSALHDPQFQMELEVALRDYVGRETPLYFAERLIDHYKSRNRGKGPDIYLKREDLNHVGAHKINNAIAQTMLAKRMDCKNIIAATGAVQHGVATAAACAKLSLECTVFMGSLDMERRPSNVLLMKHLGAKVKSVKGSFKDAVSEGIRSWVNNLEISYLDVVSLKFFKIKNYVKNTIKLRNGHDDAIIILWAGKILGDNYHGAMSYLLQDEVGQIIGPYSIGVGLEYPGVSPELSFLKDIGHAEFSTVTDEQALEAYKRLCMLEGIFLALEASHALAFLDKLCPTLEDGEKVVVNLSGRGDKDATIVFNHTTKDE; encoded by the exons ATGGCATGTAACATCGAAGTTATTTTTGGTCAAGCAAAATTTGCTACATCTGGTGAGCCAAGATTGTCATATAGCAGAAAATGGAGTGGAAAATTTGCTATATTTTCTGTAGCTACTGGCCCGAGCCAAGTTACTGAGTTACAAGGGAAGCTTGCTTACCATGAAAAAAAGAGAGCAATATTTAGCAATGAAAAGTTTGGGATTTTTGGTGGAAAGTTCGTACCTGAGACGCTTATATCTTCTTTAACAAAGCTTGATTACGAATTCAACTCTGCTTTGCATGACCCTCAGTTCCAG ATGGAGCTCGAAGTTGCACTAAGGGACTACGTAGGCCGTGAAACTCCTTTATACTTCGCTGAGAGACTAATAGATCACTACAagagcagaaataggggaaaagGGCCAGACATCTATCTAAAAAGAGAAGATTTGAACCATGTTGGAGCACACAAGATCAATAACGCTATTGCACAAACAATGTTGGCTAAGCGCATGGACTGTAAAAATATCATAGCAGCCACCGGTGCTGTCCAGCATGGCGTCGCGACGGCGGCTGCCTGTGCTAAACTCTCATTGGAGTGTACTGTATTCATGGGAAGCTTAGATATGGAGAGACGACCTTCTAATGTACTCTTGATGAAGCATCTTGGTGCAAAG GTGAAATCTGTTAAAGGAAGTTTTAAAGATGCAGTGTCAGAAGGGATTAGAAGTTGGGTTAACAACTTGGAGATAAGCTATTTGGACGTAGTATCTCTTAAGTTTTTTAAGATAAAAAATTACGTAAAAAATACTATAA AACTGAGGAACGGTCATGACGATGCGATAATTATTTTATGggccggtaaaattttaggcgataatTATCATGGTGCAATGAGCTATCTGTTACAAGATGAGGTAGGACAAATTATTGGACCTTACTCAATAGGTGTGGG ATTAGAGTACCCAGGTGTTAGCCCAGAGCTTAGCTTTCTAAAAGATATCGGGCACGCAGAGTTTTCTACTGTCACAGATGAACAAGCCTTAGAAG CATATAAACGGTTGTGCATGCTAGAAGGGATATTCCTAGCCTTGGAAGCTTCTCACGCACTTGCATTTCTTGACAAACTTTGCCCTACTCTAGAGGATGGTGAGAAAGTGGTTGTTAATTTAAGCGGCCGCGGAGATAAGGATGCTACCATAGTCTTCAATCATACTACAAAGGATGAATGA